Part of the Anopheles coluzzii chromosome 3, AcolN3, whole genome shotgun sequence genome is shown below.
GCAAGCAGTTGCGCGATAAGCTTCCCGGCATTGTTTGCTTGCTTAGGAtgcgttggttttttttttgtcattcaaATGCTAGCTGCACTTTTGCACCAAAAGATctcgaaaatggaaaatggaaaccgAAAGGATCGAAACAAGGGAAATTCTAACATGAAACTCTCTTCGGATACGGATCCGGTGGGATTAATGAAAGGGGCATAACATTCTTTCGTTGGAAGTCTATCATCCTCTCTGGCCGCTAGACAAGCAACACCTGGCAACGTACCTGGTGCGATCGCAGTGTACCGAAGTTGTCACGGCCTCGGTAATTGTCGCGTGCATTGTTGTAGTTGTCCGGCTGGAACTGCAAGAAACAGAAAGGGAGCGCGTGTTTTAGTAGAGTAAGAAaccattttcaacacatccTTACCTGGAACAACGTTTCCGAGTTGACGCCATGGTGATGGCCCATCGGTTTtcttagcgtattttttggCGAATGTTGCATCTTATTCTGACTAGACGGCTGAGGTAATAGTACAGGCTCGGCGTATGTCACCTCTTCGACCTGTGGAAGTAGCTTCGGTTCGGCTTGTATcctaaaaaaacagcaaaagcaagcTCATAAGTCCCATTTCCGATCCGTGCGAACTGCTTCATCGTTCACCGCCGCTACTAACCGGTTAACATTCTGGCGCTGTTCGAAGTATTCGTACTCAGTGTCCGGATAGGGCAGATTGTCGTCCTCGTCCTTGTGGCACCGGCGGCCACAGAAGTAGCCGGTAATGAAACCGACCAGCAGGGCAAAGATGGCCCCCGCCAGGACGGCCATCACGAGCGTCTCGACCGTGTACTGGGCGTTTATCAGGTCGGGCGTAATCTGCGGACCCTTGTCGTTGTAGTTTTCCGAGTTGAACTGAATCTTATCGGCCGGCTGATCTCGGAACGGACGTTGCGGATCGTACTCGAGGTCTGTGCAAGTGGAAAGGGGGGCAACTAGTTAGCGGTTTTGTGCTCACATTTAATGGCATAAATTGTGACAGTGTGATAACGATTATTGCTGCTATTTAGATATAATATAAGCCAGCGAACAGTTTGGTGGTTAATAATAATGGTTTTTACCAATTGAGTCATTCAGATTACACAATTGCTAACAAATCACAACTGGATAAAGGTTCCTGTATTACAGAGTTGcgataaaaaaagagaatgaGGTCAGTTTAACAGAGAGTACGGTGTCAAAATTTGCATTTCATCAAAAGAAATTTGAGATTTATCTTTATGAAATGGTAAATTGATTCGTATGATTAACAGTATATTGTGCCACATCGTCtgtgttgcaaaatgtcactgtcaatgtcacaAAAAAACCTGACTGAAACataatccatgtcagcgtcacgtactcaattgtgataataagaggtgatactcaaaacgattggtgtgaccaatacatgcttcatgacatttttgcgaccatcgcctGGTCATTCACTAtttcatgacttttttttttaatttgatcaGTTTTCCAAAATGTCACAGACATcatcatgacaaattccgactgaaacaaaatcatgtcagcgtcacgagctctactgtgatgatcagaggtgaaactcaaacagttgtttcgaccatcacatgcttgatgacattgtgtgcaaccaactcttgctCAGTCACTTTGTCGCGACATTTTttgtcggtgatcatcgcgatggtcatGGCAGATATATGATgcttgcgagtggttccaagaaacataATCAGCATTTTTCTCGCTCGATTTGACTCTACAGATAATCAAACCAGACAGaacgagaaagcatgctcattttgcaGCTTGGGACCACACggcaagtatattccaagaatgtcgtgattatcaccgattacgtgatgctcatgacattttgcagcactgcacaTCGCTTTCATCCGACATGGCAGCAGCATGTTCGAAAAGACTCAAATTTCAGCATACTGATGAAacgtaaaattaattttaaaaaatcataagaaatttaaacaaacacaatacttttcaaagcaaaagcaaaacaaccccTTCCTTCGGGGGGACCAACCACACTGTGCCACTGCCACTCATCCAATTAAATACATTGACTCAGGTGCGGTAAACCGTTTTCCACCATCCTCACCTCGGTATCCTTGCCGCTCGACCACGTTCGCGTCCTTTGCCATCTTGCCCGACGGGCAGGCCGCATGATCGCCGGTGGCGACGCTCTGGTAGAACACGTTCTCTTCCGACCACCGGGGGGCACCGTGCGACCGGCACTTGCCCACAATCTTGTCCCACGCACAGTACGGATCCTGCAGCGCTACACACTCACTGGAACGGGAGGGAATGGGAGTTATAAAAATTAATCGTTTTTAGGGTTGGACGTGAAAACGTAAGCGTCGCAAGTCGCAATGGAAAGGCAAAACGGCAATCAAATCCGAATTAAACTCAAAgccagacacacatacacacagacacacacacacggaaagtATGTATTTTTCACTTGCTGCTAGGAACCGTTTATCAACCACTCGCATAACCGATTGTTTTCACTAACAAGACTGGTCGGAGGGAAATAATATGTGTGTTttactatctctctctctccactgACTGCTTGTGCATGTGCCGAGGTAATTCTTTCCCCGTTGCTCATTACAACCAACCCGTCCCCACGTTCCGTGCGGCACATGGACACTTGTTTCTAGCGCAgaataaacaacaaatccTCCGCTctcatgtatgtgtgtgtgtgtgcacacgcCAAAGGGATGCATTAATTACCTGCAGCTTGTTATCTTCTCACTACTGCAGCGGTGCAATTTGATCGCCAGCACGGTCGTATCGGTGACTATAATTAATTTCCCATCATCATAACTGCCGTCCTTCGGTGTGTCTGTGGGGGTGGAAGGAAAAAGAGGGTTTTGTGTACGGAGTCCGAGCACCACGGGGGCAAAGGAATATCCGTTTTGTTGGGTTTCATCGTTGGCGCGGaggcattgttttttttatagcccCGGTGTAGTGGGTTTGTCCCGGTATAGGGGGTCGGTCGTCGGTTGAGGGTTGAGCGGTAAGTTGATTACAATCAGGCATTTGTTCGTTTGATCGTTGTACCGTTGCCGCAggacacacacgcgcagcacGTGGTCGTCGTGTATTAATGTATGCGCAAGCATCGCGCGAGTGACATGCAGCCACGAAACACAGCATGGAAAGAAattagaaaatgaaaacatagaTTAGTTAGTGTGCAAGTGCTATCATCAAAAACGGAATGTGTTGGGTTGAGGGGAGAAGAAATACCAGGGTTAGATAATTGAAGTTGTGCTGTTTGCATAAAATAGATGAGTTGCTCTCTCTCAATTGCATTGCACAGCTTTGCATATTAATGTTGAAAAtagtattttattataaaatttcTTTAAACATCCCTTTTGAAATAAGATACAAAACCCGCACACGACGCCAAGTTTTGCCCTTTCAATTAAAAGAgttttcccccccccccttttcaTCCTTTCTTGAGGGAGTAGTGAATGTGCCTTACTTTATTCCTCGTTCAGCATATCCACAACCGGTAAAATACACACCGAAAATTCTCATGCGCAAAACTTTTATAATGAGCACTAGTCGCAATCTTTTGCATCGCGCTGACTCAGCATACAAGCGCGCGCGCCTACATTCAGATTCCGCACGgaggagacacacacacacacaagagatACGAAACATCTTCACATAACATGTTTTCCGTGTACACAGCTATCCACACACAGCACCACCCGGTATTTCGTTTCACAACTTTACTCCAATTACTGCCTAATTATGAGTTCGTTCAGCGGCACCCATAGGTCgtcggcgtcgtcgtcgtcgtcgtggctTTTTAGTCAAGGGCTGCTTTTCTTTCCTACATCCACACCAACCAAAGAAGCAGAGCGTGCGTCCTTTTGACACACCTGACAGAAGAAACACACGACGAGCTTTGCTTGGAGGAGTGAAAAACCTCCGCAGAGCATGTTCCTTTTTTGCCTTAGCACAACACACAGCGGATTCTTTCTGTCAGGTAAACatcaattaaattataaaCTTCAGTTTGTTGTTTGACCAACCGTGTAAATTTGAGGCGTGATGGGAAATGCGGCACTGCAGAGAGCTGATTGCAGGCTGAAACTGTTGGAGGTACATGCGCATTTTTATCAACTCGAGACGCTCGAGACGAGAGACTATCATAAGCTACAAACTTCGACCGAAAGAAAGTGTACAAACTAGCGCCGGCGGCCTTATTAAATTCAGTTGCGCCTCGTTTGCTAAAACCTCCGAGCCCAAAGAGCGTAACTGAATTCGgtccaaataaaataaatctgtTATTGATTGACcgaaataaacacattttaagcCACACCGTAGtgcagtgtatgtgtgtgtgtccaatCAATCTTCGGGGCAGCGCTGGAAGACACAGCACAGCATGGCACGTACATATTGCAGCCCGCAAGAAACTGGAAACTGGGcacggcaaaaaaaagaacgcagACGATCCTGACTCCTTTCCACTGCCAGGTACATTCGACCACAATTACGGGGGGACCGGTAAACGAAAAATCGATAATGCCCCGAAAAGCCCAGCAGGACATCCAACACAGCGcgatgcttcttttttgttttgtttctgtgtcAACTCCCAGAGCAGCAAATCAATGCGCGCCAACGAACCTGATGCGGCGGATGTCCTCGCCATCTCGGGGTGGGTCCGTCACTGCGTCACTGTCACATCGGTGGTCATCAGTGTGACGATGCCACGATGATCATTAGTAtccctctctgtgtgtgtacgggCGCGTGGAGAAGAAAGGAACCGATGGGGGTGGACACGCCGGCTTTTCAACCCGGCGTCCCTGATTGTGATCTAAAATGCCGAACAACGCCCGCGTGCGGGCGCGGCTGTCAACGTATCGCATTTCTTCCTTATCGATTTCCACCAATTTGCtcgcttcccttttttccctccccttcAGCACCCCACACACGGTGCTTTGGTTTATCTCGTGGCCGCCAACTTCGAGCGATCGATTGTTTCTCGATTTAATAAAACCCGTTTTTGgcataaaaagaaagaaagtcaTGCCGCACCCGGGCCGGGCCCGGGCACGGGCTGGCTTGGCACAATCTTATCCTTcggtgtttccttttttttgctttcgcttCTTTTGATTGGAAGGATTTCATCCGAACTGAATCCTTGCCCCTCCTACCCGCATACCCCTTTCTTCCTTTGTTTTGGGGACGAATTTGAACGACAACGATAATCATTCCCCCTTTTCTATTTCCCATAGGAATCGTTGCCACTGCTTGATTGGCCGTACGAGTATAATCGgaaccgatgatgatgatgatgatgatgagcacGGGAACGATGCAGACCACTCTCCTGTAAGGGCGGGATATAGTTGGGCACAAGGGCAGGAGAATTTACCGGAAACAATTTTCCAATGTAGACGCCGCGCCCGGTTGCCATCTCCATTTTGGGGAGGGGGTTTTATATTTGGGTGAGTGACAAACGtgcaaagcgaaacaaaaccaaagtaTGCCACGTTTCGTTTCAGACGGGTGCTCCACTATGGGgatgtaggtgtgtgtgtgtgtgcccgtggTGTAGCACAAAACGCTTTGAACGCTTCGTGCAGCACAGTGGCCAGTTTTTGGGGTCGAATCCTCCGCATTGTAGCGCTCCGATAGGTGTGTTTTACctctgcgcgtgtgtgtgtgtgtgtggtgtttgtgtCCATCAGCAAAACGGGTTGGGAAATGTCCAGTTTTATATTACTCTACACAATCCCAGAGCGGTTGCAGAGCGGTGGAATTTGCTTTGTGCCCTCATCaaaccggtgtgtgtgtcgctcgTTTGTGACTCGCTGCATGGGAAAATTTTCCTATGTTTCGacttgaaattgaattaacaTGGTGCGCAGAAGAGAGTCAGAGCCAGCGTCAGGGAAGTGTGCCCAAAATTTGCGCACAGAAAACATTCagtcaggtttttttttgttggtgaacGGTTTCCGTTTCCGAACCAAACTGACCTACTACTGCTGGTGGTATTTATTGTGctttgcttctcttttttttcttctgtactCTTCCAGCCGATCGAATTCCAACCGCTTCAAAAGCTCACTCGTTCCTTTTTCGAGTGGGCAGTGCCGCGAACGTGTGCAAAAGGTTAGCACAGCGtgaaaatttcaattcaactgaacacaaacaaatgccgacacactcacacacacacagagctctGCGCGTGGAAAAACAATTCTTCTCCGGAAAAGCCTCCTGCCGATTCGGACgggcaaaaaagggcaaaggaaaataaattggAAAAATACAAATAGGCTTCGCGCCGGGAGTTCGAGGAACGATCGCGCTGTTGTGCTTTGGTGCGCAGCGCTCGGTGAAACGCTTCGTCGTCCAATTCCAATTGGACGATGACGATTTTCAAACTGACCGACACCTGGACATACATACACCCGCACCCTGCTGTTGTTGCGAGGTAGTAGCACCTCTTTTCAGTACGATCAAACACGGCTGCGGCTCTAAGCGGGTAAGGCAAACTTTTTGTGTCCCTCTATCAGGGCGAGAGGAGCAAATGTAGGGAGGACCTGTGGAAGGGAGGAACTACGGCCACCCGCATCGTGCTTTATTCCTTACCGTACTGCGTTGTGCGAACGATTTCCAGCGTCCGGATCGGTTCGTTCGTTTGAAGTGCATCGATTTCCTCGATCACCACCGACGTTACCTTCTTGTTCGAGTCGGCCGATTCGGCGTTAACCGTTTTGAGGATTTTCCCATGATCTGGAACGAAGAAAAGAGTGGAACGGTACAAGTGAATGATTAAAGTTGTTTTTGATCGGAAAATGGTTTTTGCTTTGAGTCCGAAAAAACGAGTCCGAATAAGTTAACTTACCTGTACCAACGAAGATAACGTCGTAGGTCTTGCCGCCGGGAGTCTTGATTTGTGGATCCACCGCAATCGCAGTAAATCGATACCTGTAAAACAATCATTAGATTTCCGTTAATTAAtgcatttatttgtaaatCTTTCTGCTATCACATGTACTTTTTGGATAAGTGGAAGGAACAAAAACTTCGCCTTATATGTCATTATCCTAAATCCAACAGGATACATGGATTATCCCgttagatttttttgtaaattactttagaaaaaaaaaagcttcaaagCAGCTTTTCAGCACACCTatacgatttttttcttcaatttattttattattaatatcaATTACTTAATTCAGCTTATTTATAGACTTTTCAACAATTTAAGCTGTTccttgattaaaaaaatatattcatccggctgcgtggtgtctcgaaagcctataAAGGCCCACGGCATGTTCGAGTAGGATGTGATTGATTGATTCTTTCATTCGAATACGATTTCTTTAAATATGTCGAACTCTGAAGCgttacggcctttttggaccattactcctgaataaaaataaaaaaatgacgaacttATATCAAACATTagattataattatttaaatgactCTGTATTTATGTTAATTTCCGGTGCTTCCAATTACTGTTCACGTAACTAGAAATGCCACAAAAAGCATCTAAAAACAACTTTTTCCTAgcataacattttcaaaccCGATGGGCAAAACATTTTGAATGATCAAATAGAAATTGCtttgcatttttatgttaAGCACGGACGGCCTCTAacagttttgcataaaatGTGTATCCAATACATTACCCCGGGGCCCATAATGCTCGCCTGGCCCTTCCCTTTCCCTCTATTACGATGATGAAAGCGATAAACTTAAGCGGAGGTACGAGGAGTAAAGCGTCCAATTAAATCTAAACATCGGATCAGCTCACCGTACCTTTCGCCAGCAGCAAAAAGGTTTTATGTGGTTTAATCTATATCTACCTGCCATACTCCGTGCGGCCTCCTTTCCTTACctttccttcccccccccccaacttCCCACCGAGCAGAAGCGCATTAATGCAAAACACTGTTTCAAACGTTCCTGTGCACGCTGATATGATATCAGCACTTCCCACTCATAAAATAacgcacacactaacacaccgacagacagacacacttACATCGTGCTGACACGCGTCAGGATGGGGGAGCCGAAAAATGCGGGCACGGTTTCGTCCATCAGCGAATGGGTCTTTTTGAAGTTGAGCGTCAGATCGGGCAGTGTGCGCGAATCGTTGTGGCAGGAGCCGGGCCGCGGATCGGGAACCTAGTtggaagagagaaaagagaagaagaagtggtATAAAACGAGTAAATAAAATGGTAGATTTGCGCTTAGCAGGGAGACGATCGTCTTCTCTTTCAGGGAGAGGAAATCTGCacccacaacacacaccaaaaaggaCATACAGTCGGGAGGAAAGCACAAAAATTGACAGGATAAACACTGCGACACAGCGAGATCACACAGGGATCGCATTAAGTAAAGTGTGCCGCCAGCAAGGGCAAAGCTTCACATCAACAAACACACCAGCGAACAGCGAAGCGCACGGATGGAggttgtttggttttattttaattaggCAGCATAAGCGCACCCGTTTGCACTAATTAGTTTGCAGCTGGTCGGTGTACTACTTCCCGGCGTTGCATCCTTTATCCATCGGCGCTCAGACGGCCAGTGATGACTGGACTTTGATGGCGTGGCGCGCTCGCATCGTTTACATCGCCATCGCTTTGATCCAATTAGTGGGTAAATTCTGCTTCTTATCCCCGGGTAGAGGGCGCTGCGCGGTGCCGGGATGTgaacttttgtgtgtgtgtgtgtgtgggcaagTGGGTGGACAGTTTTGTCAGTCGATGCGGATCCGTGTGAGCTTAGCGTATGAGCTGCAGTCAGCCCTGTCCAGCACACACTATGGTTGTGTCGCAAAACGCTAATCAGATTACTATCGCAAGCAATTATCGCTAAATCGGCAACTAGTTACTAGCGCCTGACCATATTTAGCGGGTTTAAGGATGTTGCTCGCTTTTCGCTCTCTTCACCTTTCGCTTTCAACGGATTATAATCGgtatgtttatgtgtgtgtgctatacACAAAGTGCTTCTCtggctaaaaacaaaaaaaaaggtgcttTAATCCGTCGTCATCGCGCTGCACTTACATTTAGCGGGTTTACGGGCAGCCAGTTCGAGTTCAGTCCACTCTGCTCCTTGAAGTTGCCCTCGAACGTGTCGGAAATTTCCTGTAAAAAGAGAGAACAGAGAGAAAACGGTCGTTACTATCGTTTATCAAgaaaattacattttaatgCGATTTATCTTCAATATGCTGATGAACATTGTGCCACCCAAAACCACACGGGCAACGGCGcttcaaaaaatataaatatcgTACACGtgatgacggtgatgatgattattatattaccccctcccaaaaaaaaaacataccctCATAAAACAGAGACCTTTTCCCCCAGGCCGGCCGCTCCAAAAGCTTAGCCTGGACACGGTACGAGGCCACCACGCAGATAAAATAGGTCAAGCGGGAAACGGGACGGAGGTTAAAGCCACGAAAGCTCTGCGAAAATGATCCGCCTCCGCGGTTTGGCAATTTCGTGAAGTAATGTCAAGCCCACCGACAAATGGGCTGGTGGTTGCCCCCACCCTCCTGCTTAATGGTATTAATGTGGAGGTTTTCTTTCTGAGAgtgatgaaaattgaaaaggaTGAACCTACACACAGGGGGAAAAAGAGCGTTCCCGATTTGCGGCAAAACGGAAGAGCGTATAGCAATGTCTGTCTCTTTGAAGTGTTTCTGTTTCAATTTCtattgaaattatttattttacacaaGCAAATCAGCTCAATTAGTGAGGTTTCTTAGTGGCACGCTCATTGACAAAACCGTCTGCCAACGAAACCATGTTGCCCCGTAACTACGACTCATCGCAATAACGAGCAAAACCGATCAATTGATCACCGTGGTTGCGCCTTGCAGTGTCACATTATGTGCTGGAAATGCCACCGCCGTGGCACCATAATTAATAGCACCATCTCCAAGAGATGAAGCTGAAGCACAAGAAGCGGTTAACTTTTACTTTACGCCCATCATCAGCTCAGAAAGCAGCGGCAAAATGCAAAAGTGAGTTGGTACTGCTGAGATGAGAAAATTCctttaaatgaaattttaaatccCGTCCATCAATCGTCTAACGAGCGGACAGGTCATTAGCGAAACTCCTGCTCCCGCCCCCAGGGTCACCTTTCTTTGGACATACATTTGCGAGAAGTTTCACAAGCGACAGAGAGAAGCCACCAAATGATTCCCTTCCGTAATGAAAGGGAAAAGCCACTTTTCTGCACCTTTTGGTGTGCTTTCCTTGGGCGTTCTCCCGAACGAATTGAGACgatcaaaatcaatcatctTTAATAACGTCCAACAGGAAGTTTGGTCCCGAGGTTCcatcatttcctttttttttcctatctttcaATTCCCCCCATTCGAACGGTTAATGATGTTGGCGAGACGGTTCCCCGCGTTAGGGCAATGGCAAagtaatgataatgatgattgaAGTGCGCGTGGTTGAAAGGCATTAGGATTAGGGAGTTATTTTtgcgtctgtttttttttgtaggttCGATATTCATCCTGTTCATTCGTAGAAGTATCGATTTTTAGCAACCTCCAGAATCAATGGATAATAAATTGCACATTTCGAGCGGCAGATAAACTCTAACATTTCGGCCAGACGCCTCTACTATCGCTACACATACACGCGCTTCAAACGTTCAtcacccaacacacacacaatcggtGCATTAAATCTGCATATCTGCGTTATGTTTCCCGGTACTTGCCCCAACGAAAGGGTCCGTTTTAATTAGCAGATATTTCATCGGATGCGTCGGGCGAACCGGCGGTGGACCAGGGCAACCAGGCGGGCAGCAGCGCAACCCAATTTGGCTAATGgaataaaatttcattaaatgaGCTGCATCGCTACACGACACCGAGAATGCCCTCGATATAcaacacacctacacacacacacagacacgcacactcGTGCATGCTGGACGATAACGatacaaaatgtttgccacaAATTCTTTACAAAATGCACGGGGATAGGGCCGAACTCTATCAAATGCAGGCGCAACTGATCGATGATGGCGGCGGGCGATATGTTGCCTAGCAAAGCGTGGTGCATCCTGTTGCAGTTAGTTGCAGCGCCAACACAGTACAGCGAATGTTTTGGTATTGTGTTTGCTCGGACTGTTCATTATTGCACGGTATGCTCGAGAGCTGCACCTTTTGTGTTGCATGCAGATGATGAGCAGGGTAGAAAGGTGTATGGAAAATATGATtggaaaaaaaggtgaaatgaaaacaacatttcatAATGATACTCTCTATGTAACGAACACCACAAGCAGCTTTTAGATGGAAGCAAGGCATTATTGTAACGTACAACGAATGTTTCGTTTTAAGCTGATTGTTTTGTACGTGGCAGTGCTTGTACATATTCAGGCAATTTGAAATTGGCCCGGTAACGTTTCAAGCTATAAATTTGCTCCCGATCGAAGCAACGTAGTTGATTGGGGAACatgtactgttttttttagacAATGTTAAGCTTACCTGTAGCGAAAATGCGCATATTGCTGAGCCAGCAATAGCGTTCGGTGCCGTTGAGAAAACGCCGTAGATCAGCTTAGAGTTGGCATGCCCATATCTGCCTTCGACGAGGTTGCTGGTAGATTCtgttcgaaaaaaaatcatgaagaAAAGATATTAAAACATGTGTTTAAGCATTGTTTAACATAAACTCATCTagattgttttatgttttatccTCTATAAAATCGGCCTGACGGTTTCAAAACGTTGATTTAGTAAAACACCGCTTTATCTACTTTCATCACATATTTTGTATTGATCACATTTTCTATCtagatttgtttgattttaatttggaaaataaaaagtacTAAATGTTGTCGAATTTTTGAACGAAGACGAACTCATAAAGTGAATAATATACACCGTGTTCAATGAGTTCGGATACAaatttttgcgtttgttttacaACATGGTACTATCATATATTGTGAAAGTTTTAATGACAGCTTTTGCATGCATCCATACACTA
Proteins encoded:
- the LOC120959690 gene encoding semaphorin-1A — protein: MSAESIQSSAAHGRQGRRSVPVARGGPLLVGYLLATVFVVGTLCAWQENVRPKLYVTLADKEYLRFQGNESTNDFFKLVLRDPNSNNLLVGARNIVYNLSIYDLAETTRLSWYSSDDDIKMCIVKGKDEDLCQNYIRVLAIPAQGSLLSCGTNAFRPLCRTYSINGNNYTVETEKPGQAMCPYDPTHNSTAVFVDNELYSGTVADFSGLDPIIYREHLQTEQYDSLSLNAPNFVGSFTQGDFVYFFFRETAVEFINCGKAIFSRVARVCKWDKGGPNRLKNRWTSYLKSRLNCSMPGDFPFYFDEIQSTSNLVEGRYGHANSKLIYGVFSTAPNAIAGSAICAFSLQEISDTFEGNFKEQSGLNSNWLPVNPLNVPDPRPGSCHNDSRTLPDLTLNFKKTHSLMDETVPAFFGSPILTRVSTMYRFTAIAVDPQIKTPGGKTYDVIFVGTDHGKILKTVNAESADSNKKVTSVVIEEIDALQTNEPIRTLEIVRTTQYDTPKDGSYDDGKLIIVTDTTVLAIKLHRCSSEKITSCSECVALQDPYCAWDKIVGKCRSHGAPRWSEENVFYQSVATGDHAACPSGKMAKDANVVERQGYRDLEYDPQRPFRDQPADKIQFNSENYNDKGPQITPDLINAQYTVETLVMAVLAGAIFALLVGFITGYFCGRRCHKDEDDNLPYPDTEYEYFEQRQNVNRIQAEPKLLPQVEEVTYAEPVLLPQPSSQNKMQHSPKNTLRKPMGHHHGVNSETLFQFQPDNYNNARDNYRGRDNFGTLRSHQVRCQGDNYRRGDGFSTTRSVKKVLNSNTRNRSLGRMKRQPPRHGMVTQHRSDSPHHSSSGSSPVMSNSSSSPAPPSSSPSPQESPKNCSYIYRD